From Kogia breviceps isolate mKogBre1 chromosome 2, mKogBre1 haplotype 1, whole genome shotgun sequence, one genomic window encodes:
- the RPS24 gene encoding small ribosomal subunit protein eS24 isoform X1, with the protein MNDTVTIRTRKFMTNRLLQRKQMVIDVLHPGKATVPKTEIREKLAKMYKTTPDVIFVFGFRTHFGGGKTTGFGMIYDSLDYAKKNEPKHRLARHGLYEKKKTSRKQRKERKNRMKKVRGTAKANVGAGKKK; encoded by the exons ATG AACGACACGGTAACTATCCGGACAAGGAAGTTCATGACCAACCGACTACTTCAGCGGAAACAAATG GTCATCGATGTCCTTCATCCTGGGAAGGCAACAGTACCTAAGACAGAAATTCGGGAAAAACTAGCCAAAATGTACAAGACCACACCAGATGTCATCTTTGTGTTCGGATTCCGAACCCATTTTGGTGGTGGCAAGACAACTGGCTTTGGCATGATTTACGATTCCTTGGATTACGCAAAGAAGAATGAGCCCAAACACAGGCTTGCAAGA caTGGCCTGTACGAGAAGAAAAAGACCTCGAGAAAACAGCGAAAGGAACgcaagaacagaatgaagaaagtcAGGGGGACTGCAAAGGCCAATGTTGGTGCTGGCAAAAAG
- the RPS24 gene encoding small ribosomal subunit protein eS24 isoform X3 — MNDTVTIRTRKFMTNRLLQRKQMVIDVLHPGKATVPKTEIREKLAKMYKTTPDVIFVFGFRTHFGGGKTTGFGMIYDSLDYAKKNEPKHRLARHGLYEKKKTSRKQRKERKNRMKKVRGTAKANVGAGKK; from the exons ATG AACGACACGGTAACTATCCGGACAAGGAAGTTCATGACCAACCGACTACTTCAGCGGAAACAAATG GTCATCGATGTCCTTCATCCTGGGAAGGCAACAGTACCTAAGACAGAAATTCGGGAAAAACTAGCCAAAATGTACAAGACCACACCAGATGTCATCTTTGTGTTCGGATTCCGAACCCATTTTGGTGGTGGCAAGACAACTGGCTTTGGCATGATTTACGATTCCTTGGATTACGCAAAGAAGAATGAGCCCAAACACAGGCTTGCAAGA caTGGCCTGTACGAGAAGAAAAAGACCTCGAGAAAACAGCGAAAGGAACgcaagaacagaatgaagaaagtcAGGGGGACTGCAAAGGCCAATGTTGGTGCTGGCAAAAAG